From a region of the Paenibacillus sp. R14(2021) genome:
- the mtnA gene encoding S-methyl-5-thioribose-1-phosphate isomerase — METAAYNGLQSVIWKGIHLDLLDQRLLPEEIVYLPLVSAQDVWEAIRHLKVRGAPAIGIAAAYGVVLGSRDASDKPAWLQAVQASAAHLATSRPTAVNLFWALDRMNARAAVLAEGDSDINACQEALLQEAITIQSEDEETNRMIGEHSLTLFKEDMGVLTHCNAGGLATAKYGTALAPFYLAQEQGMKLRVFADETRPVLQGARLTAFELQQAGVDVTLICDNMAGMVMSKGWVDAVIVGTDRVAANGDVANKIGTYSVAVLAKAHGIPFYVACPLSTIDLNTPNGDEIPIEERNAEEITEGFGKRTAPVGVKVFNPAFDVTPNEYVTAIITEKGIIRPPFDVNLKALFE; from the coding sequence ATGGAAACTGCTGCTTATAATGGTTTGCAATCTGTGATCTGGAAGGGAATACACCTGGACCTGCTCGACCAGCGGCTGCTGCCCGAAGAAATCGTCTACCTGCCTCTCGTATCCGCACAGGATGTCTGGGAAGCGATTCGCCACTTGAAGGTACGCGGAGCTCCTGCTATCGGCATTGCCGCTGCCTATGGCGTCGTTCTGGGCAGCCGCGACGCGTCCGATAAGCCGGCATGGCTTCAAGCGGTCCAAGCGTCCGCGGCGCATCTAGCCACCTCGCGCCCTACCGCAGTCAATCTGTTCTGGGCGCTTGATCGCATGAATGCCCGCGCTGCCGTGCTCGCTGAAGGCGATTCGGATATTAACGCCTGCCAAGAAGCGCTGCTTCAGGAAGCAATTACGATCCAGAGCGAGGACGAGGAAACGAACCGCATGATCGGCGAGCATTCACTGACGCTCTTCAAGGAAGATATGGGCGTGCTTACGCACTGCAACGCTGGCGGACTTGCCACAGCCAAATACGGCACGGCGCTTGCTCCCTTCTATCTGGCGCAGGAGCAGGGCATGAAGCTGCGTGTGTTCGCGGATGAGACCCGTCCCGTGCTGCAAGGCGCGAGATTGACGGCCTTCGAGCTGCAGCAAGCCGGTGTCGACGTGACGCTGATCTGCGATAACATGGCCGGCATGGTCATGAGCAAAGGCTGGGTCGACGCCGTTATCGTCGGCACGGACCGCGTTGCGGCGAATGGGGATGTCGCCAACAAAATCGGCACCTACAGCGTTGCCGTTCTCGCCAAGGCGCACGGCATCCCGTTCTATGTGGCTTGTCCATTGTCGACCATTGACCTCAACACGCCGAACGGCGATGAGATTCCGATCGAAGAGCGGAACGCAGAGGAAATTACGGAAGGCTTCGGCAAGCGTACGGCTCCTGTCGGCGTGAAGGTCTTCAATCCTGCATTCGACGTAACGCCGAATGAATACGTG
- the mtnK gene encoding S-methyl-5-thioribose kinase: protein MSAYHPLDEAEAIKIARSLKGIFPPGAELVSREIGDGNLNLVFHISDPASGRSIIMKQALPYAKVVGESWPLTLDRARIESEALLLEGELAPGLVPAVYLYDEELALTIMEDLSDHVIMRQGLMNNGRYPLFAGHISTFLAQTLFYTSDLGHNQQEKKLRARSFTNPELCKITEDLIFDHPYMDADTNNFDPAIRDELEALWKDGELHLEVAILREKFLTHAQALLHGDLHTGSIFITPESTKVIDPEFAYFGPMGFDIGAILANLLLHYASREGWDKTDAERADFRGYLLQTITDIWTQFEAKFLALWEDHGVDRLANSAPGYKANYLQRLLQDSIGFAGAKMVRRVVGLAHVADIDKLEDAAARERAQRLALSIGKSLLKLNRSAVSISQLIDAVQTAAEADKA, encoded by the coding sequence ATGTCTGCTTATCATCCTTTAGATGAAGCTGAAGCTATCAAAATCGCCCGTTCCCTGAAAGGCATATTCCCACCGGGCGCTGAACTTGTCAGCCGGGAAATCGGCGACGGCAATTTGAATTTGGTCTTCCATATCTCGGACCCCGCTTCGGGCCGCAGCATTATTATGAAGCAGGCTCTCCCTTACGCGAAAGTTGTCGGCGAGTCCTGGCCGCTGACGCTTGACCGTGCACGCATCGAAAGCGAGGCGCTGCTGCTCGAAGGCGAGCTGGCACCGGGGCTTGTCCCCGCCGTCTACCTCTATGATGAAGAGCTTGCGCTCACCATTATGGAAGATTTGAGCGATCATGTCATTATGCGCCAAGGATTGATGAACAACGGACGTTATCCGCTTTTTGCCGGACATATCTCCACGTTCCTCGCCCAAACCTTGTTCTACACAAGCGATCTGGGGCACAATCAGCAGGAGAAGAAACTGCGTGCACGCAGCTTCACGAATCCGGAGCTGTGCAAAATAACGGAGGATCTGATCTTCGATCATCCCTACATGGATGCCGATACGAACAATTTCGACCCCGCAATCCGCGATGAGCTCGAGGCGCTTTGGAAAGACGGCGAGCTTCACCTTGAAGTCGCGATCCTACGGGAGAAGTTTCTGACGCATGCGCAGGCGCTGCTTCACGGCGATTTGCACACGGGCAGTATCTTTATAACGCCGGAATCAACGAAGGTCATTGACCCCGAGTTCGCGTACTTCGGACCGATGGGCTTCGATATCGGCGCCATACTTGCGAACCTGCTGCTTCATTACGCTTCGCGCGAGGGCTGGGACAAGACGGATGCAGAACGAGCGGACTTCCGCGGTTACCTGCTGCAAACGATCACTGACATCTGGACGCAGTTCGAAGCGAAATTCCTTGCGCTCTGGGAGGACCACGGTGTTGACCGCTTGGCCAATTCCGCGCCAGGCTACAAAGCCAATTACCTGCAGCGCCTGCTGCAGGACAGCATCGGCTTTGCCGGGGCCAAAATGGTCCGCCGCGTTGTCGGTCTTGCCCATGTTGCTGATATCGACAAGCTTGAAGATGCCGCCGCCCGCGAACGCGCGCAGCGCCTGGCACTCAGCATCGGCAAATCGCTGCTAAAGCTGAACCGAAGCGCCGTATCCATCAGCCAGCTTATCGATGCCGTACAAACAGCTGCCGAAGCGGATAAGGCTTAA
- a CDS encoding DUF1802 family protein, whose amino-acid sequence MSAENITKGKIALKEWAVAVKALTEGKQIMILRKGGIAEETRDFQLQSPRFFLLPAFEHQRLELLKEDYRGDLREIMETWKPESAVVEIGAFAEAVEDIEIHDQQTVDLLAEHHIWTDSFTEERLRWKRSKPLHLLLLRVSKLAEPVQLPMRDAYTGCKSWVNLEEFPSDISVEPVLSDEEFTRRAEAIRRAIGK is encoded by the coding sequence ATGAGCGCCGAGAACATTACGAAAGGGAAAATTGCGCTGAAAGAATGGGCCGTAGCGGTTAAGGCGCTTACGGAAGGCAAGCAAATCATGATTCTGCGCAAAGGCGGGATCGCAGAGGAAACAAGGGATTTCCAGCTTCAATCGCCGCGCTTCTTCTTGCTTCCTGCTTTTGAACATCAAAGGCTTGAGCTGCTGAAGGAAGACTATAGAGGCGATTTAAGGGAAATCATGGAGACATGGAAGCCGGAATCGGCTGTCGTGGAGATTGGAGCTTTCGCAGAAGCCGTCGAAGATATTGAAATTCATGATCAGCAAACGGTGGATTTGCTGGCCGAGCATCATATCTGGACGGACTCGTTTACGGAGGAGAGATTGAGATGGAAGCGGTCCAAGCCGCTGCATTTGCTGCTGCTGCGCGTAAGCAAGCTGGCAGAGCCGGTTCAGCTCCCGATGCGGGATGCATATACGGGATGTAAATCATGGGTGAATCTTGAGGAGTTCCCATCCGATATTTCCGTGGAACCCGTATTAAGCGACGAAGAATTTACCCGCAGAGCAGAAGCGATTCGCCGCGCAATAGGCAAATAG
- the sufC gene encoding Fe-S cluster assembly ATPase SufC, with the protein MATHFKIDGLKAAIEGKEILKGINLEIKGGEVHAIMGPNGTGKSTLASALMGHPKYEVTDGEVVLNGDALLEMGVDERARAGLFLAMQYPSEISGVTNSDFLRSAINARREEGKEISLIKFIRQMEGKMKELEMNPEFAHRYLNEGFSGGEKKRNEILQMMLLDPKIVVLDEIDSGLDIDALKIVANGVNAMRSEERGFLIITHYQRLLNYIKPDFVHVMMQGRIVKSGGPELAERLENEGYDWVKDELGIVDETVGQV; encoded by the coding sequence ATGGCAACACATTTTAAAATCGATGGCTTGAAGGCTGCCATTGAAGGCAAAGAGATTTTAAAGGGCATTAACCTCGAGATCAAGGGCGGAGAAGTTCATGCCATCATGGGACCGAACGGAACGGGTAAAAGTACGCTTGCTTCGGCGCTCATGGGTCATCCCAAATATGAAGTAACAGACGGCGAAGTTGTTCTGAACGGAGATGCGCTGCTAGAGATGGGCGTTGACGAGCGCGCTCGTGCCGGACTGTTCCTTGCCATGCAATATCCGAGCGAAATTTCGGGCGTAACGAATTCCGACTTCCTTCGCAGTGCGATCAACGCGCGCCGCGAAGAAGGTAAGGAAATCTCGCTTATCAAATTCATCCGCCAAATGGAAGGTAAGATGAAGGAGCTTGAGATGAACCCGGAATTCGCGCACCGCTACTTGAACGAAGGCTTCTCCGGCGGCGAGAAGAAACGGAACGAAATTCTCCAGATGATGCTGCTCGATCCGAAAATCGTCGTACTTGACGAAATCGATTCCGGTCTTGACATCGATGCGCTCAAAATCGTCGCAAACGGCGTCAACGCCATGCGTTCCGAAGAGCGCGGCTTCCTGATCATTACGCACTATCAGCGCCTGCTGAACTATATCAAGCCGGACTTCGTTCACGTTATGATGCAAGGCCGCATCGTTAAATCGGGCGGACCTGAGCTTGCAGAGCGTTTGGAAAACGAAGGTTATGATTGGGTTAAAGACGAGCTCGGCATCGTGGACGAAACGGTCGGACAGGTTTAA